One stretch of Roseimicrobium sp. ORNL1 DNA includes these proteins:
- a CDS encoding DUF721 domain-containing protein, whose protein sequence is MRWATRRDRLRHQAITDWRGVEDGPLMDSHAQSLESIIPQILKTWKLDERLREDDVAAAWEGIVGSFNARHTAPDGLKRGVLTVRVLQPALHHTLMMQKASLLKRLQERFGEKEIKDLRFRHG, encoded by the coding sequence ATGCGCTGGGCCACCCGACGAGACCGACTCCGCCACCAGGCCATCACGGACTGGCGCGGCGTGGAGGACGGCCCGCTCATGGACAGCCATGCGCAGAGTCTCGAGTCCATCATCCCCCAGATCCTGAAGACCTGGAAGCTGGATGAGCGCCTGCGCGAGGACGACGTCGCCGCTGCCTGGGAGGGCATCGTGGGCTCGTTCAATGCCCGCCACACGGCCCCCGACGGCCTGAAGCGTGGCGTGCTCACCGTGCGTGTCCTGCAGCCGGCGCTGCACCACACCCTGATGATGCAGAAGGCCTCCCTGCTGAAGCGGCTTCAGGAGCGGTTCGGTGAGAAGGAGATCAAGGATTTGCGCTTCCGGCACGGGTGA
- a CDS encoding fused MFS/spermidine synthase, which yields MSKPTSKKSAAESSSAPDVSPSASPSDARVTHWLLAIICFLSGASVMVIEISANRLLAPYFGNSIYTWTALIGVVLIALSGGAWLGGVLADKIGRVDLLAKLLAGAAVLTMLIPAFATWFSPEISTKGLIAGPVFISLFLFALPAILLGAVSPASVRFYSMVNQDRQVGHAAGVISMLGSLGSFVGTFLSGFFLLSAFGVKAIFIGTGALLLVLALIAFWMARKPALHQAGASAVIAVAGLIGFFVEAPVSAEVVHRETSFYHQITVEEPKNFPGARLLKLDNTMEGGMRVSDGSLILDYQHFWRLALLNEDLKIHRALFIGAGAFGMPEEVSRVVPGSHVDVVEIDPAVISVGRRFFKLDEHPNVHAHASDARRYLRASEGNYDLIFGDAYSGRQHIPSHLVTREFFEEVKSNLSPNGVFLMNVISASQGEKAELLSAIMGTLRKVFPHVEVFAVGGGTDMQNLILLGSKQSWKPWLEDKYRTPGSIESRMVVRRLLERQLPIEGPILTDDLNPVEAIVARQLLRWSNAE from the coding sequence ATGTCCAAGCCCACCTCCAAAAAGTCCGCCGCTGAGAGCTCGTCCGCTCCTGACGTGTCTCCGAGTGCCTCGCCTTCGGACGCCCGCGTCACCCACTGGCTGCTGGCCATCATCTGCTTTCTTTCGGGTGCCTCCGTCATGGTCATCGAGATCAGCGCGAACCGCCTCCTTGCGCCTTACTTTGGGAACAGCATCTACACGTGGACGGCGCTCATCGGCGTGGTGCTCATCGCCCTGAGCGGTGGCGCCTGGTTGGGCGGGGTGCTGGCGGACAAGATTGGCCGCGTGGATCTTCTGGCCAAGCTGCTGGCGGGTGCCGCCGTGCTTACCATGCTCATCCCCGCGTTCGCCACCTGGTTCTCACCGGAAATCTCCACCAAGGGGCTCATTGCAGGGCCCGTGTTTATCTCGCTGTTTCTGTTCGCCCTGCCCGCCATCCTTCTTGGGGCGGTGTCTCCGGCGAGCGTGCGTTTCTACAGCATGGTGAATCAGGATCGTCAGGTGGGCCATGCGGCTGGGGTCATCAGCATGCTGGGCTCACTGGGCAGTTTCGTGGGGACTTTCCTCTCGGGCTTCTTCCTGTTATCCGCCTTTGGTGTGAAGGCCATTTTCATCGGCACGGGTGCACTGCTGCTCGTGCTTGCCCTCATTGCCTTCTGGATGGCGCGCAAGCCAGCTCTCCACCAAGCGGGGGCGAGCGCAGTCATTGCGGTTGCTGGCTTGATCGGATTCTTCGTGGAGGCGCCGGTGTCTGCCGAAGTCGTTCACCGCGAAACCTCCTTCTACCACCAGATCACCGTGGAGGAGCCGAAGAACTTCCCCGGAGCGCGCCTGCTCAAGCTGGATAACACCATGGAGGGCGGCATGCGCGTCTCCGATGGCTCGCTCATCCTCGACTACCAGCACTTCTGGAGGCTCGCTCTTTTGAATGAGGACCTCAAAATCCATCGCGCGCTCTTCATCGGCGCCGGAGCCTTTGGCATGCCGGAAGAAGTGTCACGCGTGGTGCCTGGTTCCCATGTGGATGTCGTGGAAATCGATCCCGCCGTCATCAGTGTGGGGCGCCGGTTCTTCAAGCTCGACGAGCATCCCAATGTCCACGCGCACGCCAGCGATGCGCGCCGCTACCTGCGCGCAAGCGAGGGGAACTATGACCTCATCTTTGGTGATGCCTATAGCGGGCGGCAGCACATTCCTTCCCACCTCGTGACACGTGAGTTCTTCGAAGAGGTGAAATCGAACCTGAGCCCCAACGGTGTATTTCTCATGAACGTCATCTCGGCATCCCAGGGCGAGAAAGCTGAGCTGCTCTCGGCCATCATGGGCACACTGCGAAAAGTATTCCCGCACGTGGAGGTTTTCGCTGTGGGCGGCGGTACGGACATGCAAAACCTCATCCTGCTGGGCTCGAAGCAAAGCTGGAAGCCGTGGCTGGAGGACAAGTATCGCACCCCAGGCAGTATTGAGTCGCGCATGGTCGTCCGGAGACTGCTTGAGCGCCAGCTTCCGATTGAGGGGCCGATTCTTACCGATGATCTGAATCCGGTGGAAGCAATCGTTGCACGGCAGTTGCTCCGCTGGAGCAACGCCGAGTGA
- a CDS encoding PQQ-dependent sugar dehydrogenase encodes MIPATTTAVRRVVGVGWFAALMLGATAVVTANPIPGEDAEVPVEIPLTDAARHYRLQRLYVKQRFDSPVAMTVAPLPEPRHVIMQQRGEVWVLPQDEILGTPERFLDFREQLKNVILFEEGFHGMAFHPDFAQNGKFYISYSAVEPRRTVISEMRVMEGNPLQADPGTERVLLELPHIMANHFAGGLAFGPDDKLYIAIGDGGMRDEPYRLAQNPFSLNGKLLRIDVDERTGNLPYGIPKDNPFADKQEWRPEIWALGLRNPWGFAFDRVTGHLWLADVGQDIWEEVNLIKKGRNYGWSDREGPKQANFHATPFLPDRKYEEPVYAYMHSEGVSITGGFVYRGERLPKLEGCYIYGDWGFGTLSALRYEPDSGTVQERFALYRRPENAETPFNPTMISEDVSGEIIIMSQEGNVYTLIPAAGE; translated from the coding sequence ATGATCCCCGCCACCACTACCGCGGTCAGGAGAGTTGTTGGAGTCGGCTGGTTCGCCGCCCTGATGTTGGGTGCCACCGCAGTGGTGACGGCGAATCCGATTCCTGGGGAGGATGCGGAAGTGCCAGTCGAGATTCCGCTGACGGACGCGGCGAGGCACTACCGCCTGCAGCGACTGTACGTGAAGCAGCGTTTTGATTCACCGGTGGCCATGACAGTGGCGCCCCTGCCTGAGCCACGGCATGTGATCATGCAGCAGCGCGGCGAGGTCTGGGTGCTCCCGCAGGATGAGATCCTGGGCACGCCGGAGCGGTTCCTGGATTTCCGCGAGCAGTTGAAAAACGTCATCCTCTTCGAGGAAGGTTTTCATGGCATGGCCTTCCATCCGGACTTCGCGCAGAATGGGAAGTTCTACATCTCGTACTCCGCCGTGGAGCCGCGTCGCACGGTCATCAGCGAGATGCGCGTGATGGAGGGGAATCCCCTGCAGGCGGATCCTGGCACCGAGCGTGTGCTGCTGGAGCTGCCACACATCATGGCGAATCACTTCGCCGGCGGGCTGGCCTTTGGTCCCGACGATAAACTCTACATCGCCATCGGCGATGGTGGCATGCGTGACGAACCCTATCGCCTCGCGCAGAATCCATTTTCACTGAATGGCAAGCTGCTCCGCATCGATGTGGATGAGCGCACCGGCAATCTCCCGTATGGCATCCCGAAGGACAATCCCTTTGCGGACAAGCAGGAGTGGCGTCCTGAAATCTGGGCACTGGGTCTGCGCAACCCGTGGGGCTTCGCCTTTGACCGCGTCACGGGTCATCTCTGGCTGGCGGACGTGGGACAGGACATCTGGGAAGAGGTGAACCTGATCAAGAAAGGCCGGAACTACGGCTGGAGCGATCGCGAGGGCCCGAAGCAGGCAAACTTCCACGCCACGCCTTTCCTGCCGGATCGCAAGTATGAGGAGCCTGTCTACGCGTACATGCACTCCGAAGGCGTGAGCATCACCGGTGGATTCGTGTACCGTGGTGAGCGGCTCCCCAAGCTGGAAGGGTGCTACATCTACGGTGACTGGGGATTCGGCACACTGTCCGCACTGCGTTACGAACCGGACTCGGGGACGGTGCAGGAGCGTTTCGCGCTGTACCGCAGACCGGAAAATGCTGAGACTCCCTTCAATCCGACCATGATTTCCGAAGATGTGAGCGGTGAAATCATCATCATGTCCCAGGAGGGGAATGTGTACACGCTCATTCCCGCGGCGGGGGAGTAG
- a CDS encoding TIM barrel protein, translating into MKLSPRLLSFAALGSLALAVGVFAANPVPDTVKQGGFAIGPQAYSFNRFTAFEAVEKAAAAGAKCIEFYPGQKLSKDKPDSKLHHTMSDEDFAALQAKLKQHDVTAVNYGVVGGKDEAEWRKIFEFAKKLNLYAITTEDVKNIDVIEKLVKEFDIKVGYHEHAKRPLDRSYELWDPNFVAKLVKDRDPRIGACADTGHWQTSGLKPIECLKILKGRIISSHLKDREAIGEKKPDIVYGTGVSDIAGCLAELKAQGFDGNISVEYENKWEDNVPDIKTCIEFVKNWGEKNK; encoded by the coding sequence ATGAAATTATCGCCACGTCTCCTTTCGTTCGCCGCGCTGGGCTCGCTCGCCCTGGCTGTTGGTGTCTTCGCCGCCAACCCCGTCCCCGACACCGTCAAGCAGGGCGGCTTCGCCATCGGACCGCAGGCCTACTCCTTCAACCGCTTCACCGCGTTTGAGGCTGTGGAAAAGGCCGCCGCTGCCGGCGCGAAGTGCATTGAGTTCTATCCCGGCCAGAAGCTGAGCAAGGACAAGCCCGACTCCAAGCTGCATCACACCATGAGTGATGAAGACTTCGCCGCTCTCCAGGCCAAGCTGAAGCAGCATGATGTGACCGCCGTGAACTACGGCGTGGTCGGCGGCAAGGACGAAGCCGAGTGGCGCAAGATCTTCGAATTCGCGAAGAAGCTGAACCTCTACGCGATCACCACCGAAGACGTGAAGAACATCGACGTCATCGAGAAGCTGGTGAAGGAGTTCGACATCAAGGTGGGCTACCATGAGCACGCCAAGCGTCCGCTGGATCGCAGCTATGAACTCTGGGACCCGAACTTTGTGGCCAAGCTCGTGAAGGATCGCGACCCCCGCATCGGCGCCTGCGCGGACACCGGCCACTGGCAGACCAGCGGCCTCAAGCCGATTGAGTGCCTGAAGATCCTCAAGGGCCGCATCATCAGCAGCCACCTCAAGGATCGTGAAGCCATCGGTGAGAAGAAGCCGGACATCGTGTACGGCACCGGTGTGAGCGACATCGCGGGCTGCCTTGCCGAACTCAAGGCCCAGGGCTTCGATGGCAACATCTCCGTGGAGTATGAGAACAAGTGGGAAGACAACGTCCCCGACATCAAGACCTGCATCGAGTTCGTGAAGAACTGGGGCGAGAAGAACAAGTAG
- a CDS encoding TonB-dependent siderophore receptor: MTLRRRSCAAASLLVLGTTAAFSQTTAPAPAPAPTGGGVTLAPVTVTADAVTPYSAPVSNTGGLKMDVPLLQTPQAISVISEAAIKDQGVPKLEKILRNVAGVTPGGYYQDWDYYRLRGFDASFETYRDGLKGDYGLNSELYGVERVEVVKGPASTLYGQGPLGGLINLVSKKPSRDRGFSGEVGVAGGMWDHYEGFFDVNIPLVTPVAPVQASGKGAKNVVVGSPGSDTGVYARLVGLYRNQGSFVDYADAERVYVAPSLTWDISPDTSITFLADYTHDNNIVGMPLPASGTVRSNPNGNIDISRFIGYPGHSNEIEQSIYRIGYQFRHNFNDAVTLRQNLAYTYIDQKWNSIMYPSSLSGDGRTLYVYPYIYDDQNNRFAVDTALDIKFETGPIEHTLMVGVDYFREAYENSATQINYDDFPGSYVAIDLFRPSYHNLVKPSFKSYDEDDTDSLGFYFQDHAKLTDQLTLTFGGRYDLHWAVDDRQEAFTPKVGVTYEFVPGVAAYANYSRSFQPQSFSTDSSGRPVDPEEGENWEAGVKYNLAEGRITGMISVFQLTRENVATSNLSTPDPFDSTVAGEQRSRGVEFEIGAELAPGLDFIAAYTYLDTEVTEDNDIPVGTRLQGVPEHAASAWLKYTVQDGPLKGFGVGVGGTYVGDKAGDVNDTFTIPSYALLDAALFYERENYRIQVNFNNITDKRHFTGSYDDLYVLPGEPFNVSASVTWKF, from the coding sequence ATGACCCTCAGACGTCGAAGCTGCGCTGCTGCGTCCCTGCTTGTGCTCGGGACCACCGCCGCCTTCTCCCAGACCACCGCTCCCGCTCCTGCACCTGCTCCCACGGGTGGCGGAGTTACCCTCGCCCCTGTGACCGTCACAGCGGACGCGGTCACCCCCTACAGCGCGCCTGTTTCCAACACTGGCGGCCTGAAGATGGACGTGCCTCTTCTGCAGACTCCCCAGGCGATTTCCGTCATTTCCGAGGCTGCCATCAAAGATCAGGGCGTGCCCAAGCTGGAAAAGATCCTGCGCAACGTGGCCGGTGTGACACCCGGTGGCTACTACCAGGACTGGGACTACTACCGCCTGCGTGGCTTTGACGCCTCCTTCGAGACCTATCGCGACGGATTGAAGGGCGACTACGGCCTGAACTCCGAGCTCTACGGCGTGGAGCGCGTGGAAGTGGTGAAAGGCCCGGCCTCCACCCTGTACGGACAAGGCCCTCTGGGTGGTCTGATCAACCTGGTCAGCAAGAAACCCTCCCGTGACCGTGGTTTCTCCGGTGAAGTCGGCGTGGCCGGCGGCATGTGGGATCACTACGAGGGTTTCTTCGATGTGAACATCCCCCTCGTCACTCCCGTGGCGCCTGTGCAGGCTTCCGGTAAGGGTGCCAAGAACGTCGTGGTCGGCAGCCCCGGCTCGGACACCGGCGTGTATGCACGCCTGGTCGGCCTCTATCGCAACCAGGGCTCCTTCGTGGACTACGCGGATGCCGAGCGCGTCTACGTGGCTCCCTCGCTGACGTGGGACATCAGCCCGGACACCTCCATCACCTTCCTGGCTGACTACACCCATGACAATAACATCGTGGGCATGCCGCTGCCGGCCTCCGGCACGGTGCGTAGCAATCCGAACGGGAACATCGACATCAGCCGCTTCATTGGCTACCCCGGCCACTCGAATGAAATCGAGCAGTCGATCTATCGCATCGGTTACCAGTTCCGCCACAACTTCAACGATGCGGTGACTCTGCGCCAGAACTTGGCTTACACCTACATCGACCAGAAGTGGAACTCGATCATGTATCCCAGCTCACTGAGCGGGGACGGCCGCACGCTCTACGTGTATCCCTACATCTACGATGACCAGAACAACCGCTTCGCGGTGGACACCGCGCTCGACATCAAGTTCGAGACCGGTCCTATCGAGCACACGCTCATGGTGGGTGTGGATTACTTCCGCGAAGCCTATGAGAACTCGGCGACGCAGATCAACTACGATGACTTCCCCGGTTCGTACGTCGCCATCGACCTGTTCCGTCCCTCGTATCACAACCTCGTGAAGCCCTCCTTCAAGTCGTATGACGAGGATGACACGGACTCCCTCGGCTTCTACTTCCAGGATCACGCGAAGCTCACGGATCAGCTGACCCTGACCTTTGGTGGTCGCTATGACTTGCACTGGGCGGTGGATGATCGCCAGGAAGCCTTCACTCCGAAGGTGGGCGTGACGTATGAGTTCGTTCCCGGCGTCGCCGCCTATGCGAATTACAGCCGTTCCTTCCAGCCGCAGTCCTTCAGCACGGACTCCTCCGGCAGGCCGGTGGATCCCGAAGAAGGCGAAAACTGGGAAGCCGGTGTGAAGTACAACCTGGCTGAAGGCCGCATCACCGGCATGATCTCCGTGTTCCAACTGACGCGTGAGAACGTCGCCACCTCGAATCTCTCGACGCCTGATCCGTTCGACTCGACGGTTGCCGGTGAGCAGCGCTCCCGTGGCGTGGAATTCGAAATCGGCGCCGAGCTCGCTCCTGGTCTCGACTTCATCGCCGCCTACACCTACCTCGATACCGAGGTGACGGAGGACAACGACATTCCCGTGGGCACGCGCCTGCAGGGTGTGCCGGAACACGCCGCCAGCGCCTGGCTGAAGTACACTGTGCAGGACGGCCCGCTCAAGGGCTTCGGCGTCGGTGTCGGTGGCACTTACGTTGGGGACAAGGCGGGTGACGTCAATGACACCTTCACCATCCCTTCCTATGCCCTGCTCGACGCGGCTCTCTTCTATGAGCGCGAGAACTACCGCATTCAGGTGAACTTCAACAACATCACAGACAAGCGCCACTTCACTGGCTCCTACGACGATCTCTACGTCCTCCCCGGTGAGCCCTTCAACGTGAGCGCCAGCGTGACCTGGAAGTTTTGA
- a CDS encoding TonB-dependent siderophore receptor: MKLTPLGCASLLLMGSVVHAQNTAAPAPAGGQILPPVTVTADAEAATYSAPVSTVSGLKTDTPLLETPQAISVVTGAVIKDQAARDLGDIIKNVAGVTPGGYYSEWDYYRIRGFDAAFTTYQDGLRGDYDGIGAETFGLERVEVIKGPASTLYGQGPLGGIVNMVSKRPRREFGGEVGFTGGMWDYYEGTIDINVPLLTPGPALTPTPAGKGAKAVQPIAVSTSDDLGIYFRLAALYRDKGSFVDYYDYERIFIAPSLTFEWGDDTSLTFLTSYLRDDGLFSMPLPARGTVLPNPHGEIPVSRFIGVPGKSGQINLDTLRLGYEFKHRFNDSLSMRQNLAYYRVEQHWNDILYNAVLDDDLRTLYANPYDYNRGLYQRFMVDTAVDFLFDTGSIKHSVTLGTDYYYSNQKARYTEIDYDDFPGSYVALDLFRPNYNISIPQPTIPGSFEANEHNVGIYLQDHMKLTDKLTLTVGGRYEYLWLKDSGSYGSTPVDATDDAFTPKAGITYEFVPGVAAYANYSRSYRPQWSSRDETGAPIAPEEGVNWEGGVKYDLLDGRLTGMISVFHLTRENVATSNLSTADPFDATVSGEQRSRGFEFETAAELLPGLQLIAAYSYIDAEVTEDNDIPVGTPLLGVPDHTVTAWLKYTVQDGPLKGFGVGVGGRYYSAQSGDTYNTFNLPSYGLVDTALFYERENYRVQVNFNNVFDKRHFVGSYDELYVLPGEPFNVSASVTWKF, encoded by the coding sequence ATGAAACTAACACCACTCGGCTGCGCCAGCCTTCTCTTGATGGGAAGTGTCGTACACGCCCAGAACACCGCTGCCCCCGCTCCTGCAGGCGGGCAGATTCTCCCACCCGTCACTGTGACGGCAGATGCAGAAGCCGCCACTTACAGTGCTCCCGTCAGCACGGTGAGCGGTCTCAAGACGGACACCCCGTTGCTGGAAACGCCCCAGGCCATCTCCGTGGTGACGGGTGCCGTCATCAAGGACCAGGCAGCGCGCGACCTGGGTGATATCATCAAGAACGTCGCAGGCGTGACCCCGGGCGGCTACTACTCCGAGTGGGACTACTACCGTATCCGTGGCTTTGATGCGGCCTTCACCACCTATCAGGATGGCCTGCGCGGTGACTACGATGGCATTGGCGCGGAAACGTTCGGCCTCGAGCGTGTGGAAGTGATCAAGGGACCTGCCTCCACCTTGTACGGCCAGGGGCCTCTCGGTGGCATCGTGAACATGGTGAGCAAGCGTCCGCGCCGTGAGTTCGGCGGCGAAGTAGGGTTCACCGGCGGCATGTGGGATTATTATGAAGGCACCATCGACATCAATGTGCCGTTGCTCACTCCCGGGCCTGCCCTCACGCCGACTCCCGCTGGAAAAGGTGCGAAGGCGGTGCAGCCCATCGCCGTTTCTACCAGCGATGATCTCGGCATCTACTTCCGCCTCGCCGCGCTCTATCGCGACAAGGGTTCCTTCGTCGACTACTACGACTACGAGCGCATCTTCATCGCTCCGTCGCTGACGTTTGAATGGGGTGATGACACTTCGCTCACTTTCCTCACGAGCTACTTGAGGGACGATGGCTTGTTCTCCATGCCGCTTCCGGCGCGTGGCACGGTGCTGCCGAATCCCCATGGAGAGATTCCCGTGAGCCGTTTCATCGGCGTTCCCGGAAAATCCGGCCAGATCAACCTCGATACCCTGCGTCTCGGGTATGAGTTCAAGCATCGCTTCAATGACTCGCTCTCGATGCGTCAGAACCTCGCGTACTACCGCGTGGAGCAGCATTGGAATGACATCCTGTACAATGCCGTGCTCGATGATGACCTGCGCACGCTCTATGCGAATCCCTACGACTACAATCGCGGCCTGTACCAGCGCTTCATGGTGGACACCGCGGTGGACTTCCTCTTCGACACGGGATCCATCAAGCACTCCGTGACCCTCGGCACGGACTACTACTACTCGAACCAGAAGGCCCGCTACACCGAGATCGACTACGACGATTTCCCCGGTTCGTACGTGGCCCTCGATCTCTTCAGGCCGAACTACAACATTTCCATCCCGCAGCCGACCATCCCCGGTTCCTTCGAGGCGAATGAGCACAACGTGGGCATCTACCTGCAGGACCACATGAAGCTCACGGACAAGCTGACCCTCACCGTCGGCGGCCGTTATGAGTATCTTTGGTTGAAGGACTCCGGTTCCTACGGCAGCACGCCGGTGGATGCCACGGATGATGCCTTCACACCCAAGGCGGGCATCACGTATGAGTTCGTTCCCGGCGTCGCCGCCTATGCGAACTACAGCCGTTCCTACCGCCCACAGTGGTCCTCCCGTGATGAAACCGGCGCACCCATCGCTCCGGAAGAAGGCGTGAACTGGGAAGGTGGCGTGAAGTATGATCTGCTGGATGGTCGCCTTACCGGCATGATCTCCGTGTTCCACCTCACGCGTGAGAACGTGGCCACCAGCAACCTCTCCACGGCGGATCCGTTTGACGCGACCGTGAGCGGTGAACAGCGCAGCCGTGGCTTCGAATTCGAAACCGCCGCCGAGCTGCTGCCCGGCCTGCAGTTGATCGCGGCGTATTCGTACATCGATGCGGAAGTGACCGAGGACAACGACATCCCCGTGGGAACCCCGCTGCTCGGCGTGCCGGATCACACCGTCACCGCGTGGCTGAAGTACACCGTGCAGGATGGTCCGCTCAAGGGCTTCGGCGTGGGCGTGGGCGGCCGCTACTACAGCGCCCAGTCCGGCGACACGTACAACACGTTCAACCTTCCCAGCTATGGCCTGGTGGACACCGCCCTCTTCTATGAGCGCGAGAACTACCGCGTCCAGGTGAACTTCAACAACGTGTTCGACAAGCGCCACTTCGTCGGTTCTTACGACGAACTCTACGTGCTCCCCGGCGAGCCCTTCAACGTGAGCGCCAGTGTGACCTGGAAGTTCTAG
- a CDS encoding endonuclease V — protein MIAFLDVHYQDDTAFAATVLCDSWDADQPTAEKAVCVGQVAAYESGNFYKRELPCLLAVIQAIPQPTHIIIDGNVWLDDNKPGLGAYLYEALKKEVPVIGIAKTAYRGSTNAQPVLRGTSQRPLYVTAAGMDPMIAAELVKHMHGPHRIPTLITKVDQLCRACREL, from the coding sequence ATGATCGCCTTCCTCGACGTTCATTATCAGGATGATACCGCATTCGCAGCCACGGTGCTGTGCGACAGTTGGGATGCTGATCAGCCCACCGCGGAGAAGGCGGTCTGTGTGGGACAGGTTGCGGCCTACGAATCAGGGAACTTCTACAAACGGGAACTGCCTTGCCTGCTGGCGGTGATTCAGGCTATCCCCCAGCCTACCCACATCATCATCGATGGAAACGTCTGGCTGGACGACAACAAGCCAGGCCTCGGTGCCTATCTGTATGAAGCCCTGAAAAAGGAAGTGCCCGTCATCGGCATTGCCAAGACGGCCTATCGTGGCTCGACAAACGCCCAGCCAGTATTGCGCGGCACGAGTCAGCGCCCGCTGTATGTCACCGCCGCCGGCATGGACCCAATGATCGCTGCGGAGTTGGTGAAACACATGCACGGCCCCCATCGGATTCCCACATTGATCACGAAGGTGGATCAGCTTTGCCGGGCCTGCAGAGAGCTGTGA
- a CDS encoding Fur family transcriptional regulator encodes MKAPLPDHEEPTMPTDLRMTPQRSIVHEVLRASHDHPTATDVFIRAKDRMPGISLATVYNCLDTLVEHKLVRQVNLERSSTRFCANLNDHVHFHCEQCGAVADAQPIDMIEAPKLWRLPKGSRVTKLDVAIRGLCPECAKKKPQA; translated from the coding sequence ATGAAAGCTCCTCTGCCCGACCACGAAGAACCCACCATGCCGACCGACCTGCGCATGACGCCGCAGCGAAGCATTGTGCATGAGGTATTACGTGCCTCCCACGACCATCCCACGGCCACGGATGTCTTCATCCGCGCGAAGGATCGCATGCCGGGAATCTCGCTGGCCACGGTCTATAACTGCCTGGATACGTTGGTAGAACACAAGCTGGTACGGCAGGTGAACCTGGAACGCAGCTCCACCCGGTTCTGCGCCAATCTGAATGATCACGTGCATTTTCACTGCGAACAATGTGGTGCCGTCGCCGACGCCCAGCCCATCGACATGATCGAGGCGCCCAAGCTCTGGAGACTGCCGAAGGGCAGCCGCGTTACCAAGCTGGACGTCGCCATCCGCGGCCTGTGCCCCGAATGCGCCAAGAAGAAGCCACAGGCCTGA
- the sufC gene encoding Fe-S cluster assembly ATPase SufC — translation MSLNIQDLHASIPDRQILQGFTLEVKPGEVHAIMGPNGSGKSTLSKVLCGHEEYTVDSGSVMMDGKDLLAMPVDERARAGLFLAFQYPFEIPGVSNANFIRAALQARLPKGEELDAVAFYKRLYSRMDQLEMSRTFTSRSVNEGFSGGEKKRNEILQLMMLEPRYAVLDETDSGLDIDALKIVSRGVNAMRSAERGFLVITHYQRLLDYIKPDIVHVMKEGRIIRSGGPELALELEEHGYDTVANELQAV, via the coding sequence ATGAGCCTGAACATCCAAGACCTCCACGCCAGCATTCCTGACCGCCAGATTCTCCAAGGATTCACCCTCGAAGTGAAACCCGGCGAAGTGCACGCGATCATGGGACCCAACGGCTCGGGGAAAAGCACGCTCAGCAAGGTGCTGTGTGGCCACGAGGAGTACACGGTGGACAGCGGCAGCGTCATGATGGACGGCAAGGACCTGCTGGCCATGCCGGTGGATGAGAGGGCGCGCGCAGGATTGTTCCTCGCCTTCCAGTATCCCTTTGAGATTCCCGGCGTGAGCAACGCCAACTTCATCCGCGCCGCGCTGCAGGCCCGCCTGCCCAAGGGCGAAGAGCTCGACGCGGTGGCCTTCTACAAGAGGCTCTACTCCCGCATGGACCAGCTCGAGATGAGCCGTACCTTCACCTCCCGCAGCGTGAATGAAGGCTTCTCCGGCGGTGAGAAGAAGCGCAATGAAATCCTGCAGCTCATGATGCTGGAGCCGAGGTATGCCGTGCTCGATGAGACGGACAGCGGCCTGGACATCGATGCGCTCAAGATCGTTTCTCGTGGCGTGAACGCCATGCGCTCGGCGGAGCGTGGCTTCCTCGTCATCACCCACTACCAGCGCCTGCTGGACTACATCAAGCCCGACATCGTCCATGTGATGAAGGAGGGCCGTATCATCCGCAGCGGCGGCCCCGAACTTGCTCTCGAGCTTGAAGAGCATGGCTACGACACCGTGGCGAACGAACTGCAGGCGGTCTGA